Proteins encoded together in one Microcaecilia unicolor chromosome 3, aMicUni1.1, whole genome shotgun sequence window:
- the LOC115466403 gene encoding gastrula zinc finger protein XlCGF26.1-like isoform X1: protein MNDPTMSFPIVTSVFSLSIKQEEDLPFMGHPESETSKQIHPLVIDYGYKNNSKRMRMCDEQNREEWKHKYCSIYSPDTSTDCKENISSIIPTEVKGETSNTQERNCSYCSSYLQTGGIKDGDRHFKSAQENVSTDSHFVEHHLPRLKTEVHDCQQTHKPNLFEDTIPCEKQFQCSEYDKCFSEKCNLHQQKKTHLGDKPFKYSECEKCFKTEADLQLHQMIHMGEKLFKCSDCDKCFFQKNDLQKHSIIQREHKPFKCPECDKCFRGKANLQMHKIIHMGEKPFQCSECDSCFRKKAQLQVHKMNHTGENPFQCSECDKCFCLKSDLRKHENIHMGEKPYQCSECDKCFRRKAHLLLHKMNHTGEKPFQCYECDKCFCLKSDLRKHEKIHMGEKPYQCSECDKCFRRKAHFLLHKMNHTGEKPFQCYECDKCFRRKAILHLHQMIHRGEKPFQCSECGKCFCSKSDLQKYEKIHTGHKPFQCSECDKCFRRKVHLQLHKMNYTGEKPFQCSECDKCFSQKSDLKKHEKIHTSHKPFQCSECDKCFRRKAHVQLHKMNHTGEQPFHCSECEKRFRRKADLQQHQMIHTGEKPFQCSECDKRFRQKNDLQKHKMIHIEHTLREKYNLCKQRCP, encoded by the exons ATGAACGACCCCACTATGA GCTTCCCAATTGTAACATCTGTGTTCTCACTGAgcattaaacaagaggaagatcttCCCTTCATGGGTCATCCTGAATCAGAGACATCTAAACAGATTCACCCGCTTGTGATAG ATTATGGATATAAGAATAATAGTAAACGAATGAGAATGTGCGATGAGCAGAATAGAGAGGAATGGAAACACAAATACTGCTCCATCTACAGCCCAGATACGTCAACTGACTGTAAGGAAAATATCAGTAGCATAATACCAACCGAGGTGAAAGGAGAGACATCAAACACGCAAGAGAGAAATTGCAGCTACTGCTCAAGTTATCTACAAACTGGAGGAATCAAAGACGGTGACAGACATTTTAAAAGTGCTCAGGAAAATGTCTCCACAGACTCACATTTTGTTGAGCACCATCTACCCAGACTTAAGACTGAGGTTCACGACTGTCAACAAACACACAAACCTAATCTATTTGAAGACACTATCCCCTGTGAAAAACAGTTTCAGTGTTCTGAATATGATAAATGTTTCAGTGAGAAATGCAACCTCCACCAGCAGAAAAAGACTCATTTGGGAGACAAGCCATTTAAATACTCTGAATGCGAGAAATGTTTCAAAACAGAAGCCGACCTCCAACTGCATCAAATGATTCATATGGGAGAAAAGCTATTTAAATGCTCAGATTGTGATAAATGTTTCTTTCAGAAAAATGACCTGCAAAAGCATAGCATAATTCAAAGAGAGCACAAGCCATTTAAATGTCCTGAATGTGACAAATGTTTCAGAGGAAAAGCCAACCTTCAAATGCATAAAATAATTCACATGGGAGAAAAACCATTtcagtgttcagaatgtgatagtTGTTTCAGGAAAAAAGCCCAGCTTCAAGTGCATAAAATGAATCACACAGGAGAAAacccatttcaatgttcagaatgtgataagtgCTTCTGTTTGAAAAGTGACCTGCGAAAGCATGAAAATATTCATATGGGAGAAAAACCATatcaatgttctgaatgtgataaatgtttcagaagaaAAGCCCACCTTCTGTTGCATAAAATGAATCACACAGGTGAAAaaccatttcagtgttatgaatgtgataaatgcttcTGTTTGAAAAGTGACCTGCGAAAGCATGAAAAGATTCATATGGGAGAAAAACCATatcaatgttctgaatgtgataaatgtttcagaagaaAAGCCCACTTTCTGTTGCATAAAATGAATCACACAGGTGAAAaaccatttcagtgttatgaatgtgataaatgtttcagaaggaAAGCTATCCTCCACCTGCATCAAATGATTCACAGGGGAGAAAAACCATTTcagtgttctgaatgtggtaaatgttTTTGTTCAAAAAGTGATCTGCAAAAGTATGAAAAGATTCACACTGGACATaagccatttcaatgttcagaatgtgataaatgtttcagaagaaAAGTCCATCTTCAACTGCATAAAATGAATTACACAGGTGAAAAACCATTtcagtgttcagaatgtgataaatgtttctctCAGAAAAGTGACCTGAAAAAGCATGAAAAGATTCACACCAGTCATAAACCATTtcagtgttcagaatgtgataaatgtttcagaagaaAAGCCCATGTTCAACTGCATAAAATGAATCACACAGGGGAACAACCATTTCACTGTTCTGAATGTGAAAAACGTTTCAGAAGAAAAGCTGATCTCCAACAGCATCAAATGATtcacacaggagaaaaaccatttcaatgttcagaatgtgataaacgtTTCCGTCAGAAAAATGACCTGCAAAAGCATAAAATGATTCACATAGAGCACACATTGAGGGAAAAATATAATCTTTGCAAACAAAGGTGTCCTTGA
- the LOC115466403 gene encoding gastrula zinc finger protein XlCGF26.1-like isoform X2 — translation MRMCDEQNREEWKHKYCSIYSPDTSTDCKENISSIIPTEVKGETSNTQERNCSYCSSYLQTGGIKDGDRHFKSAQENVSTDSHFVEHHLPRLKTEVHDCQQTHKPNLFEDTIPCEKQFQCSEYDKCFSEKCNLHQQKKTHLGDKPFKYSECEKCFKTEADLQLHQMIHMGEKLFKCSDCDKCFFQKNDLQKHSIIQREHKPFKCPECDKCFRGKANLQMHKIIHMGEKPFQCSECDSCFRKKAQLQVHKMNHTGENPFQCSECDKCFCLKSDLRKHENIHMGEKPYQCSECDKCFRRKAHLLLHKMNHTGEKPFQCYECDKCFCLKSDLRKHEKIHMGEKPYQCSECDKCFRRKAHFLLHKMNHTGEKPFQCYECDKCFRRKAILHLHQMIHRGEKPFQCSECGKCFCSKSDLQKYEKIHTGHKPFQCSECDKCFRRKVHLQLHKMNYTGEKPFQCSECDKCFSQKSDLKKHEKIHTSHKPFQCSECDKCFRRKAHVQLHKMNHTGEQPFHCSECEKRFRRKADLQQHQMIHTGEKPFQCSECDKRFRQKNDLQKHKMIHIEHTLREKYNLCKQRCP, via the coding sequence ATGAGAATGTGCGATGAGCAGAATAGAGAGGAATGGAAACACAAATACTGCTCCATCTACAGCCCAGATACGTCAACTGACTGTAAGGAAAATATCAGTAGCATAATACCAACCGAGGTGAAAGGAGAGACATCAAACACGCAAGAGAGAAATTGCAGCTACTGCTCAAGTTATCTACAAACTGGAGGAATCAAAGACGGTGACAGACATTTTAAAAGTGCTCAGGAAAATGTCTCCACAGACTCACATTTTGTTGAGCACCATCTACCCAGACTTAAGACTGAGGTTCACGACTGTCAACAAACACACAAACCTAATCTATTTGAAGACACTATCCCCTGTGAAAAACAGTTTCAGTGTTCTGAATATGATAAATGTTTCAGTGAGAAATGCAACCTCCACCAGCAGAAAAAGACTCATTTGGGAGACAAGCCATTTAAATACTCTGAATGCGAGAAATGTTTCAAAACAGAAGCCGACCTCCAACTGCATCAAATGATTCATATGGGAGAAAAGCTATTTAAATGCTCAGATTGTGATAAATGTTTCTTTCAGAAAAATGACCTGCAAAAGCATAGCATAATTCAAAGAGAGCACAAGCCATTTAAATGTCCTGAATGTGACAAATGTTTCAGAGGAAAAGCCAACCTTCAAATGCATAAAATAATTCACATGGGAGAAAAACCATTtcagtgttcagaatgtgatagtTGTTTCAGGAAAAAAGCCCAGCTTCAAGTGCATAAAATGAATCACACAGGAGAAAacccatttcaatgttcagaatgtgataagtgCTTCTGTTTGAAAAGTGACCTGCGAAAGCATGAAAATATTCATATGGGAGAAAAACCATatcaatgttctgaatgtgataaatgtttcagaagaaAAGCCCACCTTCTGTTGCATAAAATGAATCACACAGGTGAAAaaccatttcagtgttatgaatgtgataaatgcttcTGTTTGAAAAGTGACCTGCGAAAGCATGAAAAGATTCATATGGGAGAAAAACCATatcaatgttctgaatgtgataaatgtttcagaagaaAAGCCCACTTTCTGTTGCATAAAATGAATCACACAGGTGAAAaaccatttcagtgttatgaatgtgataaatgtttcagaaggaAAGCTATCCTCCACCTGCATCAAATGATTCACAGGGGAGAAAAACCATTTcagtgttctgaatgtggtaaatgttTTTGTTCAAAAAGTGATCTGCAAAAGTATGAAAAGATTCACACTGGACATaagccatttcaatgttcagaatgtgataaatgtttcagaagaaAAGTCCATCTTCAACTGCATAAAATGAATTACACAGGTGAAAAACCATTtcagtgttcagaatgtgataaatgtttctctCAGAAAAGTGACCTGAAAAAGCATGAAAAGATTCACACCAGTCATAAACCATTtcagtgttcagaatgtgataaatgtttcagaagaaAAGCCCATGTTCAACTGCATAAAATGAATCACACAGGGGAACAACCATTTCACTGTTCTGAATGTGAAAAACGTTTCAGAAGAAAAGCTGATCTCCAACAGCATCAAATGATtcacacaggagaaaaaccatttcaatgttcagaatgtgataaacgtTTCCGTCAGAAAAATGACCTGCAAAAGCATAAAATGATTCACATAGAGCACACATTGAGGGAAAAATATAATCTTTGCAAACAAAGGTGTCCTTGA